From one Takifugu rubripes chromosome 14, fTakRub1.2, whole genome shotgun sequence genomic stretch:
- the LOC101078956 gene encoding complexin-1-like translates to MNFVMKQALGGATKDMGKMLGGEEEKDPDAQKKEEERQEALRQQEEERKAKYAKMEAERENIRQGIRDKYGIKKKEEKEAEAAAAMEQASEGSLTRPKKAVPTGCGDEEEEESIVDTVMKFIPTPIMDIFNKK, encoded by the exons ATGAATTTCGTTATGAAACAAGCTTTGGGAG GGGCCACCAAGGACATGGGCAAGATgctgggaggggaggaggagaaggacccAGATGctcagaagaaagaagaagaacgACAAGAAGCACTGaggcaacaggaggaggagaggaaggccaaatatgcaaaaatggaggcagagagagaaaacatcCGACAGGGGATCAGAGACAAG TACGGCAtcaagaagaaagaggagaaggaagcggAGGCAGCGGCTGCGATGGAGCAGGCCTCCGAGGGCAGCCTCACCCGCCCCAAGAAGGCGGTGCCCACCGGCTGCggcgatgaggaggaggaagagagcatCGTGGACACGGTGATGAAATTCATCCCGACCCCAATCATGGACATATTCAACAAAAAGTAA